One genomic region from uncultured Tateyamaria sp. encodes:
- a CDS encoding VOC family protein: MIAYVCVGVDDIDRAERFYSAFLPALGYGLERYHGDLSYALPVAPGQAPVSPEFYVKVPFDRGPASAGNGTMVAFEARSQQQVRDLHAAAVAAGGQDEGPPGFRAAYGANFFVAYLRDPQGNKVALFSSDPNEPGRDG; encoded by the coding sequence ATGATCGCGTATGTCTGCGTCGGTGTGGATGATATTGACCGGGCTGAACGGTTCTATTCGGCCTTTCTGCCAGCGCTTGGTTACGGGCTGGAGCGGTATCACGGCGACCTAAGCTATGCGTTGCCCGTCGCGCCGGGCCAGGCCCCGGTGTCGCCGGAATTCTATGTGAAGGTACCCTTTGATCGCGGGCCCGCGTCGGCCGGGAACGGCACAATGGTGGCCTTTGAGGCACGCAGTCAGCAGCAGGTGCGTGACTTGCATGCCGCCGCAGTGGCCGCTGGCGGTCAGGACGAGGGCCCGCCGGGATTTCGCGCGGCCTATGGCGCCAATTTCTTCGTGGCTTACTTGCGTGATCCGCAGGGCAACAAGGTCGCGCTGTTTTCGAGCGATCCGAACGAGCCGGGACGCGACGGGTAA
- a CDS encoding LysE/ArgO family amino acid transporter — protein sequence MASFVPGFLLSLSLILAIGAQNAFVLRQGLRRLHVFWVCLTCATCDAVLIAGGVAGFGALAEALPWFEAVMRYGGAAFLIWYGWQNARSAWKGGAAMDTSGGDVQSLRAAILTVLALTWLNPHVYLDTVVLIGSISAQYPDRLLFGIGAVLASFTFFFSLGYGARLLAPLFANQRAWQVLDAIIALTMWGIALKLLLL from the coding sequence ATGGCCTCTTTCGTTCCCGGGTTTTTGCTGTCTCTGTCCCTGATCCTGGCGATCGGGGCGCAAAATGCGTTTGTCCTGCGACAGGGGCTGCGGCGGTTGCATGTGTTCTGGGTGTGCCTGACCTGCGCCACCTGCGACGCGGTTTTGATCGCAGGCGGGGTGGCCGGATTTGGCGCCTTGGCCGAAGCGCTTCCGTGGTTCGAGGCGGTGATGCGCTATGGCGGTGCCGCGTTCCTGATCTGGTATGGCTGGCAGAATGCGCGGTCAGCCTGGAAGGGCGGCGCGGCCATGGACACGTCGGGCGGTGATGTGCAGAGCCTGCGTGCTGCCATTCTGACTGTTCTGGCCCTGACGTGGTTGAACCCGCATGTCTATCTGGACACGGTTGTGTTGATCGGGTCGATCTCGGCCCAGTACCCGGACCGGTTGCTGTTTGGCATTGGCGCCGTGCTGGCCAGTTTCACGTTTTTCTTTTCCCTTGGTTATGGTGCGCGCCTGCTGGCGCCGCTTTTTGCCAACCAGAGGGCATGGCAGGTTCTGGACGCGATCATCGCGTTGACCATGTGGGGCATCGCGTTGAAATTGCTGCTGCTCTGA
- the betI gene encoding transcriptional regulator BetI → MPKLGMEPIRRAALVEATIAEIGAAGSLDVTVGQIAKRAGMSTALAHHYFGGKHQIFLAAMGQILRDFRAEVVEALARSRTPRARAEALIAASFAPSCFAPATVGAWMTLYAQATTHPETHRLLVLYQRRLRSNLTHALRGISSDPRGDADMLGALIDGLYLRAALAKDASRDAAMSTALRALDKVTGAHQ, encoded by the coding sequence GTGCCGAAATTGGGAATGGAGCCGATCCGCAGGGCGGCCCTAGTCGAGGCCACGATTGCCGAGATCGGCGCGGCCGGGTCGCTGGATGTCACCGTGGGCCAGATCGCCAAGCGGGCCGGCATGTCGACGGCGCTTGCGCATCACTATTTCGGGGGCAAGCACCAGATCTTTCTGGCGGCCATGGGCCAGATCTTGCGCGATTTCCGGGCCGAGGTGGTCGAAGCGCTGGCGCGATCCCGCACGCCACGCGCCCGGGCCGAAGCGTTGATTGCCGCCAGCTTTGCGCCGTCCTGCTTTGCGCCTGCGACGGTCGGGGCCTGGATGACACTTTATGCCCAGGCCACCACCCATCCTGAAACGCACCGGCTGCTGGTCCTGTACCAGCGCCGTCTGCGATCCAACCTGACCCACGCCCTGCGCGGGATCAGCAGCGATCCCCGTGGGGACGCGGACATGTTGGGGGCCCTGATCGATGGGCTGTACTTGCGCGCGGCCCTGGCCAAGGACGCGTCGCGCGACGCGGCAATGTCCACCGCGCTGCGGGCCCTGGACAAGGTGACAGGAGCGCACCAATGA
- a CDS encoding DMT family transporter, whose protein sequence is MSASPSRPLIAVFWMLVTGFCFVAVTALVKYMGDRIPPAEAAFLRYLLGLVFLLPMLPALRAAHLTARQWRLFSMRGVFHTGGVILWFFAMTRIPIAEVTAMNYLAPVYVSIGAALFLGERLALRRIAAIVVALIGTAVILRPGFREVAPGHIAMLFCAISFAGSYLLAKIMADEAKPAVVVAMLSIVVTICLAPFALANWVWPTWGETGLLFLVACFATAGHYTMTMAFAAAPVTVTQPVTFLQLVWAVLLGALVFAEPVDVWVILGGALILAAVSFITWREAVLKRRPITPPSPATKL, encoded by the coding sequence ATGAGTGCCTCCCCCTCTCGTCCGCTGATCGCTGTCTTCTGGATGCTTGTCACCGGCTTTTGTTTTGTGGCTGTGACCGCGCTGGTCAAATACATGGGCGACCGCATTCCGCCGGCCGAGGCGGCATTCCTGCGCTATCTGCTGGGCCTGGTGTTTTTGCTGCCCATGTTGCCCGCCTTGCGTGCGGCCCATCTGACAGCGCGGCAATGGCGGCTGTTTTCGATGCGCGGTGTGTTTCACACCGGTGGCGTGATCCTGTGGTTTTTTGCAATGACCCGCATTCCCATCGCCGAAGTGACGGCGATGAATTACCTCGCGCCGGTCTATGTCAGCATCGGGGCCGCGCTGTTTCTGGGCGAGCGGTTGGCCTTGCGCCGAATCGCGGCCATTGTCGTCGCCCTGATCGGCACTGCCGTCATCCTGCGCCCCGGCTTTCGCGAGGTGGCCCCCGGACACATTGCCATGTTGTTTTGTGCCATCAGCTTTGCAGGATCGTACCTTTTGGCGAAGATCATGGCGGATGAGGCGAAACCGGCTGTCGTCGTGGCCATGTTGTCGATTGTCGTGACCATCTGCCTTGCCCCGTTTGCCCTTGCCAATTGGGTGTGGCCCACCTGGGGCGAAACGGGCCTGCTGTTTCTGGTCGCCTGCTTTGCCACCGCCGGACATTACACAATGACCATGGCCTTTGCCGCGGCCCCAGTCACCGTGACCCAACCCGTCACCTTCCTGCAGCTGGTCTGGGCTGTCCTGCTGGGCGCGCTGGTGTTTGCCGAACCGGTCGATGTCTGGGTCATTCTGGGCGGTGCGCTTATTCTGGCTGCCGTGTCCTTTATCACCTGGCGCGAAGCGGTGTTGAAACGGCGCCCGATCACACCTCCGAGCCCTGCAACCAAGCTTTGA